From Arachis hypogaea cultivar Tifrunner chromosome 3, arahy.Tifrunner.gnm2.J5K5, whole genome shotgun sequence:
TGTAAGTCCATTTGTTTCTTGCTGGTTAATCCTTTTAGGTCAAGGTGTTTTTCACAACTTGCTCAGTTTAATGCACTGCATTTGCATGCTATTGCAAAGGTTACTTTGTTGAATTATGATATTTATGATTAGTTGATGAATGAGATTATGAGATAGATGCATGATATACATTATTCAATCATTAAGATGAAACAACTTTGTTTTTCTCAAGCcttttttgctttgctttattctGTGATTCAATTGActtaagtgagtttgaaatgtGGGGACCGTTCATTCCCCACTAAATGCATTTATTTTTCTAAGTTGTGATCCCAATTCACAGAATGAAAAGAACACTTTCAAGATACAACAAATGCACCGATTCTTCAGAGGTGGCTATAGTTGAATGTAAAGCAGAGGTACTCTGTTATAATACCCTTTTAgtagaataaaatttaatcttCAGTTTGTAGTCTATAAGATTATTCTTCTTAGTTGCAGAACCATCAACCAAAGCAATGGTTCATTGGTAGTAGTAATAAAAAATGACATGTCTGTAGTATAGCTGCTGTTCTAATGTTCCTTCCATTTGGTACTtgtcttagtttaatttttggatttttgtttctaataaaaaatctttttcttcagAAGGAAGATTCTAAGATGGTGGAGGCTCTTAAAGATGAAATTGCAAAGCTAGAAAGAAAGCAACTGTATGTGTTTTTAAACCTTTACATTTCTATTTATTTCCTCATCGTCTTCTGCTACATGCGTTATCTCTCAATGAATATTTTCCGCCTGTGACTATAGACGGCTACTGGGTAAGGACCTGACAGGATTGTGTATAAAAGAACTGCAACATTTAGAGCAGCAACTTAACCAAGGGTTGTTGGCGGTTAAGGAGAGGAAGGTGTGTCACATTTCATGTTATCTTTGTTCCTTCGCCTTTCCTCAGCAAAGTTCATAAGCAGAATGTGATAAAATCATTTTACCTTGTAATATACTATCACTGTTCAAAGTCTTAATTTTGTTTACTCTTTCAGGAGGAATTACTTATGGATCAACTGGAGCAGTCTAGGGTTCAGGTATTTTGAAACTTGAAAAAACTCTCTAAAGCCTACTTGCTTCGTTGAGTGGTGATGCGTGCGACAACCATAAAATTATGTTTTACTCGACTAGTCATTTACATATGATTCACAAGCCATACTTTTTCTATTCAGTTCACTGTTTTATTTATAGGAAGTCAGTATTTCCTAAAATCTACATATGGTTAAGTCAATAATAAACATATTATGTTATACCTTTCCATTCCATATTTGTTGCGATTATTCTTGTCCTTAATGTAGAAAGCAAAGAACTTGCTTGTAGTGACTAGAAATTTGTAGATAAAGTTGAAATCTTTGTCCATTACTTTGTTCTGATATTTGTTTGGTTTATTCTTTACAGGAACAGAGAGCTATGTTGGAGAATGAAACTTTGAGAAGACAGGCAAGTGTTTATTCGTGTTATTGACATGCTTCCGGAATCCATGCCTTTGTACTTTGAATACTAATACTGTCATCTCTTACAGATTGAGGAGCTTCGTTGTCTTTTCCCAGTAACAGAACGTGTAGTCCCGTCTTATCTTCACTACCCCCATGTGGAAAGAAAGAATGTTTATGTAGATAATGGTGTTGTTAAGTGTACCAGCTTGGCAAGTAACTGTGAAAACGAGAGAGGAGATTCGGACACTGCATTGCATTTAGGGTACGACCTATCTTCGACCTCCGAATTCACAACTAAGCTGCATAAGAATCATGCTATTCTATGATTTTTGCTGCATACAAAGTCCATTATTCTTTATGTTCATGTACCTACATGTTATGTAGATTCTAATCTAATATTTGATTCTTGTTTTTCAGGTTGCCAACTGATGTTAGTCACAAGAGGAAGGCAGCTGAGAGAGAAACATTTTCGAATGAGTCAGAAAGCCAAGTTGCTCTACTCTGATCCCAGTTCTGACTTATCTTTCTTGCAACAAGGAAAAGTAGAAGAACTTGAATGTTGAAACTAATTTAGTGCAGTTATAGTTTGTGCAGTTTCAGTGTAGATCAGAGAAGTGGAAAAAAAGTAGGATCCTAGGTGAATCTCCCCAAGATCAAATCATATAATGTAGAATTTGGctcttttttttagattttggCAAGCTTCAGATTCAGATTTCATCAGTTCTACCTCATTTTGGGGTAAACAGGCTTGGGGATTGGGGAAAGTTTTAAGTTATAATGAACCATGCTTTAGTTATCTACAAAAATCAAAAGGATTCTTAGTCTATTTTTCTGTTGTTGCATATTCATCTTGATGTTTTGGTGTCCTTTTACTTTAATCTAGAATATGCCTCAGTCATTCAACCTTTGATTTCAATTTTGTCTATGTCAAGAAGAAATTATTTATCTCTCACTTAAATATTACTTGTTAAACAAGGGGAAAAATTTATTGATCTTTTGAGATTTTAGGACCTTGAAAGTATATAGTTTTTAActtcatttaaaaatatttgaaaatattttaaagatattataaatttattctcATGTCAGTAGAATTGATATTTCTA
This genomic window contains:
- the LOC112789402 gene encoding agamous-like MADS-box protein AGL15; the protein is MGRGKIEIKRIENANSRQVTFSKRRTGLLKKAQELAILCDAEVAVIIFSNTGKLFEFSSSGMKRTLSRYNKCTDSSEVAIVECKAEKEDSKMVEALKDEIAKLERKQLRLLGKDLTGLCIKELQHLEQQLNQGLLAVKERKEELLMDQLEQSRVQEQRAMLENETLRRQIEELRCLFPVTERVVPSYLHYPHVERKNVYVDNGVVKCTSLASNCENERGDSDTALHLGLPTDVSHKRKAAERETFSNESESQVALL